In Deltaproteobacteria bacterium, one genomic interval encodes:
- the sucD gene encoding succinate--CoA ligase subunit alpha, with the protein MSILINDSTRVIVQGITGRIGSTQARWMLEYGTKVVGGVTPGKGGAIVEGLPVFNSVAEAVKETGANASVFFVPAAFVLDAFMETIDAGIKLIVIVPEHIPVHDVIKMRNYAIERGVFALGPTTPGILVPGKGKMGIMPASMFAPGRVGVISRSGTLSYEFAGILSENNVGQSTVVGMGADPVVLRNLADILELFEEDDGTDAVIIVGEVGGEQEEKAAGFIARRMTKPVAAYIAGRYAPQGKRMGHAGAIVRGVSGTVAGKQEALRAAGATVLESPIHVAEWAVKNNLS; encoded by the coding sequence ATGAGTATACTAATAAACGATTCAACGCGTGTCATCGTGCAGGGCATCACCGGCCGTATAGGAAGCACACAAGCCCGCTGGATGCTGGAATACGGCACAAAGGTCGTCGGCGGCGTGACCCCCGGCAAAGGTGGGGCCATCGTCGAGGGGCTGCCTGTCTTTAACAGCGTCGCTGAGGCCGTGAAGGAGACAGGTGCCAACGCCTCGGTTTTTTTCGTCCCTGCCGCCTTTGTCCTTGACGCGTTTATGGAGACCATAGACGCGGGGATTAAGCTGATTGTCATTGTACCTGAACATATTCCTGTCCATGATGTTATAAAGATGCGCAACTATGCGATCGAGAGGGGCGTGTTTGCCCTGGGTCCCACAACCCCCGGTATCCTCGTTCCGGGCAAGGGCAAGATGGGCATCATGCCCGCGTCCATGTTCGCTCCCGGCCGTGTAGGCGTTATCTCCCGAAGCGGCACCCTCTCGTATGAATTCGCGGGCATCCTCTCCGAGAATAATGTGGGACAGAGCACCGTTGTCGGCATGGGCGCCGATCCGGTTGTACTGAGAAACCTCGCCGATATCCTTGAACTCTTTGAGGAAGATGATGGCACTGATGCGGTGATTATAGTAGGTGAGGTGGGCGGCGAGCAGGAAGAGAAGGCCGCCGGATTCATCGCCAGAAGGATGACCAAGCCTGTTGCGGCCTACATCGCAGGGCGCTACGCGCCGCAGGGAAAACGGATGGGCCATGCGGGCGCCATCGTACGCGGCGTCTCGGGAACGGTTGCAGGCAAGCAGGAGGCGTTGAGGGCCGCAGGAGCCACAGTTCTCGAATCCCCCATACATGTCGCCGAGTGGGCAGTTAAAAATAATTTGAGTTAG
- the larA gene encoding nickel-dependent lactate racemase: protein MYRIPYGRSNVEFELPPGMRGTLLVSKTVKPVADGQAAVAQALAHPIGSPPLCNIARPGDRVCIVFTDITRASPDHILVPALLKELEETGVRDDDITLLCGVGMHRPSTQEEKVVKLGADIAARYRVIDNDPCNPAMLVDLSVTPGGVPVIIHRAAVDADLLIATGLVEPHQYAGYSGGRKTVAIGAAGEGLIAHTHGPAFVDHPDTRLGRIEGNPFNEAVTEAARRANLRFILNVVLNDDQLILKVAAGDTDAAFQKLVAFARSVFEVPISQQYDVAIGGVGFPKDANLYQASRAPSYLHFAPVPVVRPGGYYIIPARCEEGAGEGLGEQRFLAAMRDAPDIQSILDNARRYGYPPGQQRAFVMAKVLEQTNVIIVGSECPDVIAACKMIPAETMDEALALVASKSGSNLDVLIVPHAMLTLPSITA from the coding sequence TTGTACAGAATCCCTTACGGCAGATCCAACGTCGAATTTGAATTGCCGCCTGGCATGCGCGGCACGCTGTTGGTATCCAAAACGGTAAAGCCGGTTGCCGATGGGCAGGCAGCGGTTGCACAGGCACTAGCTCACCCCATTGGATCACCGCCTCTCTGTAATATAGCACGCCCAGGCGACCGGGTCTGCATTGTTTTTACCGACATCACCCGCGCCAGCCCAGACCATATTTTGGTGCCGGCCCTTCTGAAGGAGCTGGAAGAAACGGGGGTGCGAGACGATGACATCACGCTTTTGTGTGGCGTCGGCATGCACCGGCCTTCGACGCAGGAAGAAAAAGTTGTCAAGCTGGGAGCGGACATTGCGGCGCGCTATCGTGTGATTGACAACGATCCGTGCAATCCCGCTATGCTGGTTGATTTGAGCGTTACTCCCGGCGGTGTGCCGGTCATAATACATCGAGCGGCGGTGGATGCCGACTTGCTGATCGCTACCGGCTTGGTGGAGCCTCATCAGTACGCAGGCTATTCAGGCGGCCGTAAGACCGTGGCCATCGGCGCTGCAGGCGAAGGGCTCATCGCTCACACCCATGGCCCAGCCTTTGTGGACCATCCGGACACCCGCTTGGGCCGTATCGAAGGCAATCCTTTTAATGAGGCAGTCACCGAGGCAGCACGCCGCGCCAATCTTCGCTTCATCCTCAATGTCGTGCTCAATGACGACCAATTGATCCTCAAGGTCGCCGCCGGCGACACCGACGCTGCATTTCAAAAACTGGTCGCCTTTGCCAGGTCCGTCTTTGAAGTGCCCATCTCTCAGCAGTACGATGTGGCCATTGGCGGGGTGGGCTTTCCCAAGGATGCCAATCTCTATCAGGCCAGCCGGGCGCCATCGTATCTGCACTTCGCACCTGTCCCCGTGGTCCGGCCAGGCGGGTACTATATCATCCCGGCCCGGTGCGAAGAAGGCGCCGGAGAAGGCCTTGGTGAGCAGCGGTTCCTTGCCGCCATGCGCGATGCCCCTGATATTCAGTCCATTCTGGACAATGCGCGCCGGTATGGCTATCCGCCGGGCCAGCAGCGGGCATTTGTCATGGCGAAGGTGCTCGAACAGACGAACGTGATCATTGTCGGCAGTGAGTGCCCGGATGTGATTGCCGCTTGCAAGATGATTCCTGCTGAGACGATGGATGAGGCATTAGCACTGGTTGCGAGCAAATCAGGATCTAATCTTGACGTTCTGATTGTGCCGCACGCCATGCTGACGTTACCATCTATTACCGCGTAA